In Strigops habroptila isolate Jane chromosome 2, bStrHab1.2.pri, whole genome shotgun sequence, one genomic interval encodes:
- the LOC115604183 gene encoding transmembrane 4 L6 family member 1-like, translating into MCTGKCSKCIGITLFPLAVCAIVCNILLYFPNGQVLQLSEITDLVWFFHGILGAGILVILPAFMMLGAGGAGCCANRCGMLLSVVLAVLGFAGGAYCVVISTLGLIGGPLCDTGDGEYLYPFRNDTLEGNYLFNQTTWSICKEPENIILWNIILFSILLAIGVIEAILCFIQVINGLTGFICGTCMRKRKTNISGM; encoded by the exons ATGTGCACAGGGAAGTGTTCAAAGTGTATTGGGATCACCCTGTTCCCACTGGCAGTGTGTGCCATAGTCTGCAACATCCTCCTGTACTTCCCCAATGGACAAGTTCTGCAACTCAGTGAGATAACCGATCTGGTCTGGTTTTTCCATGGCATTCTGGGAGCTGGGATACTG GTTATTTTACCAGCATTCATGATGCTGGGAGCAGGCGGAGCAGGATGTTGCGCTAACAGATGTGGG atgctgctgtcagtggtcctggctgtgctgggattTGCCGGAGGAGCATATTGTGTGGTCATCTCCACACTGGGGCTGATTGGGGGCCCTCTGTGTGACACAGGTGATGGAGAATACCTCTATCCTTTCAGGAATGACACTCTGGA GGGCAATTATTTGTTCAATCAGACAACATGGAGTATTTGCAAAGAACCTGAAAACATCATCCTTTGGAATATCATCCTTTTCTCTATTCTCCTGGCCATTGGTGTGATTGAAGctattctttgttttattcaaGTCATCAACGGTCTCACTGGCTTCATATGTGGCACATgtatgaggaaaagaaag ACAAACATTTCCGGAATGTGA